A window from Kwoniella newhampshirensis strain CBS 13917 chromosome 3, whole genome shotgun sequence encodes these proteins:
- a CDS encoding mitochondrial import inner membrane translocase subunit TIM9 yields MDFSQFNGAEQAHMSKVIEKKQMQDFMKLYSGLVERCFNACAQDFTTKALTTNESTCVQNCTDKFLKHSERVGARFAEHNAEQMQGGK; encoded by the exons ATGGACTTTTCTCAATTCAACGGTGCCGAACAGGCTCACATGTCCAAAgtcatcgagaagaagcaa ATGCAAGACTTTATGAAACTCTACTCTGGCCTGGTCGAGAGATGTTTCAACGCTTGTGCCCAGGATTTCACCACTAAGGCCTTGACGACCaatgag AGCACTTGCGTCCAGAACTGTACCGACAAGTTCCTGAAACACTCTGAAAGAGTAGGAGCGAGGTTTGCCGAACACAATGCGG AACAAATGCAAGGAGGAAAGTAG